Proteins from a genomic interval of Methanolacinia paynteri:
- a CDS encoding formylmethanofuran dehydrogenase subunit C, producing MSTVTITSKGAHELYLEAYNVTPDAFAGKTAAEIAEIECHEGNYKGTLGEYFDIAGSAGATAEETTIIVNGDCKKIKRIGQKMSAGNVIVEGDCDMYIGGWMQGGKLLVKGNVDSFCGIAMAGGELTVEGSAQNHVGSAYRGDWRGMTGGVLRVKGSVGNDIGTFINGGTIIIEGDAFIHVSTHGEGGTIIVKGNVEGRVGGQMVKGDVYVYGDIKYMMPGFKYVDEVEAEVDGETAKFAHYIGDLGERHPKRKGQIVYGNIYKKL from the coding sequence ATGAGTACAGTTACAATTACATCAAAAGGCGCTCATGAACTTTACCTTGAGGCATACAACGTAACCCCTGATGCATTTGCCGGAAAGACAGCTGCAGAGATTGCAGAGATCGAGTGCCACGAGGGTAACTACAAGGGAACCCTCGGGGAATACTTCGATATCGCAGGTTCAGCAGGTGCAACGGCAGAAGAGACCACGATCATCGTAAATGGCGACTGCAAAAAGATCAAGCGCATCGGCCAGAAGATGTCCGCGGGCAATGTCATCGTCGAGGGCGACTGCGATATGTACATCGGCGGCTGGATGCAGGGCGGAAAGCTCCTTGTCAAAGGCAACGTCGATTCGTTCTGCGGTATTGCAATGGCCGGCGGAGAGCTTACCGTCGAGGGCAGTGCACAGAACCATGTCGGCTCCGCATACCGCGGGGACTGGCGTGGAATGACCGGCGGTGTTCTCCGCGTAAAGGGCAGCGTCGGAAACGATATCGGAACGTTCATCAACGGCGGAACAATCATCATTGAGGGCGACGCATTCATCCATGTCTCTACACACGGAGAAGGCGGAACCATCATCGTGAAAGGAAACGTCGAAGGCCGTGTCGGCGGTCAGATGGTCAAGGGCGACGTATACGTATACGGCGACATCAAATACATGATGCCCGGATTCAAGTACGTCGACGAGGTCGAGGCTGAAGTCGACGGCGAGACTGCAAAATTCGCACACTATATCGGTGACCTGGGCGAGCGCCATCCCAAGAGGAAGGGCCAGATCGTCTACGGTAACATCTATAAAAAACTCTAA